DNA from Salvelinus alpinus chromosome 17, SLU_Salpinus.1, whole genome shotgun sequence:
ttgctgaatctgtccacaatggtcagaatgaccgtgttcccaacagaagggggcaatcccgtgacaaaatccagggccagatgcgaccaaggtcgccgaggaataggtaggggatgaagaagcccagagctgggccgattggtactCTTGTTCTGGGCACAAACAGGACATGCGgcaacaaacctccgggtatcttctcccatggcaggccaccaaaaACGTCTGCGCAGTAGTGCCATAGTCCGAgcaacgccagggtgacaagctatcttgctggcgtgggaccactgaaggacagcagaacggaccgactcaggtacgaacaaccgaccgggtggaccgttaccggggccgggctgcgtccgaagggccgccataacatcctcctctatcctccatgtaacggctcccacgacaaCATTCTGGGGAAGAATCGTCTCAGTCTTGACCCCACTCTCCTCCGTCTTAGAGAACATCCGGGACAGGGCGTCCGCCTTCCCGTTCTTAGACCCAGGTCGGAATGTCAGGGAAAAATTGAAACGTCCAAAAAACAAGGCCCACCTAGCCTGACGGGCgttgagacgtttagccgattgtacgtaagccagattcttgtggtcagtccagaccacaaacggttgctccgctccctccaaccagtgccgccactcctccaaggcaagcttcacagcgagaagctcccggttacccacatcgtagtttctTTCAGCTGGAGAAAGACGACCAGAGTAGAAAgcgcagggatggagtttaccgtcagtggagctacgctgggacaggatggcgcccacACCCACATCAGAAGCATCCACCTCCACAACGaactgacgggaagtgtcaggttgagagagaatcggggcgttggtgaatcggctcttcaagtccagaaatgctcggtctgcctcaggagtccaacagaactttctggtgcaagacgtcagGGCAGTTAAAGGTGCAGCCACCCGGCTGTAGtcacggataaacctccgataaaaattcgcaaaccccaggaatctctggagctgcaatctAGTACCGGGCTGGAcccaatcccgaaccgcccgaaccttctcttggtccatcttgatctctcccctggatatgatgtacccgaggaaggacgttgtatgggcgtgaaaatcacacttctcCGCCTTCACGAACAGacggttctccaataaccgctgcaggacctgcttGACATGCAGAACGTGGCTAGAAAGCTCCTTTGAGAAGATgaggatatcatccaggtaaacgaacacaaaaatcccaatcatatctctcaaaacgtcattcaccatactttggaacaccgccggagcgttggtcagtccaaacggcatcacctggtACTCAAAATGTCCCATCGGAGTATTGAAcccagtcaaccactcgtccccctccttgatccgaaccaaatgataagcattaCGTAAATCAAGCTTCGTAAAAACCGTAGCACCCTGTAAGGAATCGAAAGCCGAGCTCATCAAGGGCAGGGGATACTTGTTCTTAACCGTAATCTCATTCAAaccccgataatcaatacacggtcgaagagaACCATCCTTCTTGCTCACAAAAAAAAATCCTGCTCCCAAAGGTGATGACGATGGCCGAATGAGACCTGTAGCTAGAGACTCCTTGATGTAGGTCTCCAAGGCCTCACGTTCCggtcgagagatactgtataaccgtcccttgggaaaggcagATCCAGGAAACAGATTAATCGCACAatcataaggtcggtggggaggaagagacagagccttctgtttactgaatacctcacccaactcgtgatatgtttctggaaccagggacaaatcaggagGAGCAGAGTCACTGACCTGACTggaaacagcaggagaacaggcagtcctaaggcagttagcatgacactcaatgctccaactagttaccttCCCTGTCACCCTATCAAACGAGGGATTGTGTTCCTTCAGCCAGGGGTAACCAAGAACCAGAGGAACATGGGGCGAGGACAAAATGAAGAAAGAGATAAACTCTGAATGATTTCCCGACACcaacatcttaaccggttcagtcctcatagtgatccgtgccagactactgccgttcagagtggttgcttcaatggcttccggcaattgctccttggaaagccccagctgttccaccaAATCGGCATCCATAAAGTTGccatcggcacctgaatcgatAAAAGCGTTCAGGTCAAAACTCTGATCCTTATTCATAAGGGTCGCAGGAAAACGGGGTCTGACAAGATCCTTGAGAGATTGAAACTGGCTCGCTAAAATTCCTCCCAAATTTAGCGAGCCGGGCAGTTTAACGGGCGCTGTGGACAAGCGGAGTTGTAATGTCCCGATCTACCACAGTAGAAAGAGCTATTGGTCTCACGTCTACTTTGGCGCTCCTCCTTAGTTAGCCCGTGTCGCCCCACTTGCATTGGTTCAGAATCTGGTGGCAAGACTCCTCCACTAATCCCTTGTGGAGAATAACGATCAATACGTCCTGGTTCACCTCCTGAACCGAATGGTAACCGAGTTACAGATTGATTGGATAGAccccactgcttctccctccttctctctcggacTCTATTATCAACCCGAATAGATAAAGCGACCAAGCTGTCTAAGTCACTAGGCTCTGGATAAGAAATCAGCTCATCCTTAAGTTCATCTGACAACCCCTTGTAAAAAACCGCTTGTAGTGACTCCTCATTCCaaccactctccacagccaatgtcctGAACTCAATCATAAAATCTGCCACACTGCGATCTCCTTGGCGAAGAGAGAACAAACGTTTAGCTGCgtccttacctcggactggatgATCAAAAAGCTTCCTCATCTCTCCCGTGAACTCCTGATATGAAGCCGTGCAGGTTCCCTGTCGTTCCCAAACGGCTGAAGCCCATTCCAGAGCTCTTCCACGCAACAGTTCAATAACAAAGGCTATCCTAGCCTTGTCAGTGGCGTAAGAATGGGGCTGTAGATCAAACACTAACCCACACTGCATAAGAAACGAACGGCATTTTCCCAAATCCCCTTCATATTTATCAGGCGTCGGTACCTTGGGTTCACGAAATGGAACCGCTTCAGACACGGCAGGTGAGATGGGTGAAACCGGTAGTGAATGAATCACCTGCAAACTGAGCTGATCCTGGACCTGTGTCAAGCTAGCAGATAAATTCTGGATCGAACTCGCTATCTCCTGTAGCGCCGTATTGTGTTGTCCCAATCTCTTCTCCTGCAGGGTAATGGCATGGCAaacggagtccaggtccgctgggttcattactggccggatcgttctgtcacgatctttcaagatcgaacccagaagcagaccaggacaaggagcgtaggaagaaggtgagtatttatttacagtgaaatgtgaaaaggtagatatatccagatggcgtaacgggcagcggtggtgagtagatgagaggaaataggtgaatccaatgtagtagcagaatcctctgtcaaccaggcgggaatggagtgaatgatccaggtgagtaactgaagacaaaacaaacggaggtaagttcaaagcaagcaatacgtaaatgaaaacaacaaaacaaattctatccaactggagtctggtactcaggcacaacatactattcatggctaacgatccggcagggaatggaagtcaggtcagagtttttgaagggtagagatgatgatcaggacaggtgtgcagattactgacgggaaacaggtgcgggtgaaaccaatctcccaatgagctaattcgcccggcaaccagacagggtgcgttccaggacacctgaaacacactccaggacagacacaggcaaacccagactcaggaagcgggattcgtgacaaaaactatgaaataacacatatggaatcatgtagtaaccaaaaaagtgttaaacattacacattaagacatgaaggtcagtcaatacggaaaatttcaagaactttgaaagtttctttaagtgcagttgcaaaaaccatcaaccgcaatgatgaaactggctctcatgaggaccgccacaggaaaggaatacccagaataacctctgctgcagaggataagttcattagagttaccagccaaaGAAAtcagcaattaactgcacctcagattgcacctcacagagttcaagtaacagacacatctcaacatcaactgttcagaggagactgcatgaatcaggccttcattgttgaattgctgcaaaaaaacacgactaaaggacacaaataataagaaTAGAGTTGcttgggctatttgaccaagaaggagagtgatggagtgctgcatcagatgacctggcctccacaatcaccagacctcaagccaattgagatggttttggatgagttggaccgatgagtgaaggaaatgcagccaacacgtgctcagcatatgtgagaactccttcaagactgttggaaaagcattccaggtgaagcttttatttattttatttatccgttattttaccaggtaagttgactgagaacacgttctcatttacagcaacgacctggagaatagttacaggggagaagagagatggtttgggatgagttggaccgcagagtgaaggaaaagcagccaacaagtgctcagcatatgtgggaactccttcaagactgttggaaaagcattccccaTGAAgccgaatgccaagagtgtgcaaagctgtcatcaaggcaaagggtggctactttgaagattctcaaatataacatttattttgatttgtttaaccgttttttgggttactacatgattccatatatgttatttcatagttttgatgtcttcactattattctacaatgttgaaattagtaaaaaattaagaaaaaccctgatatgagtaggtgtgtccaaacttttgactggtactggatataataatatatatacagtaccaaaagtgtgtggacatctgctcgtctAACATCTgattccaaaataatgggcatgAATATGGAGTTTGACTTCGCTTTGCTGCtttaacaacctccactcttctgggaaggccctCCAAgagattttggaacattgctgcagagacttgcttccattcagccacaatagcATTTGGTCAGGcagtgatgttgggcgattaggcctggctcgggTCGGctttccaaatcatcccaaagatgttcgatgggttgaggtcaggactctgcgTAAGTtgttccacaccaatctcgacaagaTTTTTCTGGAACTAAGGAGCATGAATCATGaataacagccccagaccattattcatctTTGAGACTTTTTTGATGTTGTTTGTACTTTcactcctttttctccccaattggtagttacagtcttgtcctatCGCTGCAACCCCTGTACAGACTCAGGAGAGtcaaaggtcaagagccatgcgtcctctgaaacacgaccctgccaagccgcactgcttgttTAACCCataagccagccacaccaatgtgttggaggaaacacagaACAACTGCCAACTGGAATCAGCTTGCAGGCACCCAGCCTACCataaggagtcactagagcgcaatgggacaaggacatcccggccagccaaaccctcccctaaccaggttgacgatgggccaattgtgcaccgcctcatcgGTCCCCCGGTCACGGCCGGaagtgacacagcctgggatcgaacccggggctgtagtgaagcCTCAAGCATTGCaattcagtgccttagaccgctgcgccactcgggaggctctccaccaaactttacagttggcactatgcgttctcctggcatctctCGAACCCAGATTTGACCGTctgactaccagatggtgaagcggggTGCATCACTcaagagaacgcatttccactgctgagctttacaccactcttgACATTGCGCaaagtgatcttaggcttgtgtgcggctgccgggccatggaaacccatttcatgaagccccgacaaacagtttttgtgctgacgttgcttccagaggcagtttggaactcgatagttaGTGTTGCAACAAAGGACAGACAATTTTACGCACTACGCACTTCAGCATTCAgttgtcccattctgtgagcttgtgtggcctaccacttctcggGTTGAGCCGTTGgtgttcctagacgtttccacttcacaataacagcacttacagttgaccggggcagctctagcatggcagaaatttgacgaactgacttgttggaaaggtggcaaccCATAAcaatgccacattgaaagtcactgagctcttcagtaaggcctttctactgccaatgtttgtctatggagattgcatggctgtgggtgtgaggtgtggctgaaatagccgaatccactaatttgaaggggtttccgcatacttttgtatatatagtgtatgtcacAAATCTCTCCCATAGgatgtaatgtaaaaaaaatcaTCCAACACATCAGTTATGGAAATATGGATATTGCTGCCTGGCCTAGTTTATGGAAGTCCATTTTCATTCCCCAAACTATATAACAAGCTTTGTCTTCGCAGTCACGAAGCCCTTTCCCCTGGGATTGCTTGTTTGTCTGTGCCAGAATCGATAGCCTACAATACTCTTTATTCAACGAACaaacacaacaaaaacatttccaaATTTATTTGAGGTTAATGTATATATGGCAAACTAAAATGGTCAAATGTCAGACGATACGTTCGATATACCCTGTAGACCCATTCTAAAGATGGCAGTGGCAAAATAGTAACCACTCTTTATGTAACCACTTGCAAAGTTTTAAAAAGGCCAAGAAACATGTCAATCATATTATATGACGCCTGGCCAACAGCAGTGAAACCAGAGAGGCCCATTAAGCAGGCTATCAACTATTAATTCTGTTGTGATACGCCTAGCGCTATCAGGAGTCGCTCGATTCTGTACATATTCTCCAAGGTGTTAAGGCAGTCTCTAGGAGAGGGAGGCGGGTCCTTCCTGGAATCACAGCTGTTTTGTTTAGTATTTACACTTCCGCCAGGCAGGGTGAGGGAATCTATCAAAGTCTTAGTCATTACATTAGAAGAAATTGCAGAGCCAAGCCTAAATCTATGCATATTTCATTAGGATTCTACGCCAGTCTTGAGGTAATTCATCAAGCAAAGAGCACCATCTACAACCATATTATTAAAGATGGTGACCTTAAGCAAACAGAGTGGCCGTGATATCCGGATGAAGTATAGATGAGGGTTACTGTACAAATGTTTGAGACAGATATTAGTGCAGTCGTGCTGTTGAGCAACTGCCGACTTAATTTTGAATCACATGGTTAGCTACATAAGGACGCTGTTGTATCTCAGAAAACAAGTAATGAAGATTGATGCACATCCCTAACAAGCTGGGTAGCTATGTTTCACTGAATTTTATTTCTGTAATTAACCCACTCCCAGTGTATTACTGAATATATCACCCTGtgtcccactgctggcttgcctgtgaagctaagcagggttgggccTGGTCGGTCTCTGGGTGGGAGACTAGATGCCGCTGGAAgaggagggccagtaggaggcattctttcctctggtctaaaaacaatatcccaatgccccagggcagtgatttggGACATTCCCCTATGTaaggtgctgtctttcagatgggatgttaaacgggtgtcctgactctctgtggtccttaaagatcccatggcaattatcataagagtaggggtgttttctttttttgtaaCAGTATTTGTATTGGAATATCACAATTTTCTCCCATATTAAGAGATACAGTAACAAAGATAAAACAAGAATAATaacgaaaatatatatatattaaatgaaCATACAGACAGAAAGTAAACACAAAAGCTCAGTTTAAATAAAGGAATCAGGTCCAACACATGGAACGTACAGTGTAGTCCAGCGACAAGTAAACAACCACCCTTCTAAGAAAATCAATGTAGCATAATAGCTGATAAATTAGGTTCTAGGGCATTTAAATAAGGTTCCCACACTTCGTAGAACTGATCTGTTTTAGAATTGAATGTACATGTCAGATATTCCAAAGGCACCCATTGAAATAGTATCTTATGCCAATCCTTAATAGAAGGGACCTTGTCATGAATCTACTGTAAAAGGATGTTTTGCAATTTGGGGATATATGCAATCTGTGTATTATTCTTAATTGGATTGCTCTAGTACAACTACAGATAGATATTGTTTTTGCATACATGTATCTCCAAATGTCCTCCCACATCTCCTCGTCAGTAGTAACAGACAATTATTTATCCCACAATCGCTTGACCCTCTGTGCATCCACAGTAGAAAAGGACCTCAAAGCATCATAAAATAAACTTAGACATTTCCCTTTGTGAGAAAAAAAGCATTATTTCAATGACAGACGCATCAGGGTTGCCAATTAAAGTGGTGCTCTTCAAATTATAATGTCTTGCTTGTAGAAAGTGGAAAAAGTCCTGCTTTGGAAGTCAATATTTCTCAACCATCTGCTCAAATGAAATTAAAATCTTATCAATAAAACATTTAGTCTGCCTATGCCCTTATTAAGCAAAATGTTAAAGCCAGCATCCAGCAATCCTGGTAGAAAATCTGGGTTGTTAAGAATTGGGGTAAGAGCAGAGGTTAGTTTGGACCTTCCCAAAAAACATTGAACTGACCTTCATGCTTTGAGTGTGTTAAGTGTAATGGGATTATTGCAGTGATCTTTTACAGGCTTTAACCTTCTGAAAAATAAAATATCCTGCAGGGGGTATTTTGAAAAAGAAGTCTCAATATCTAACCAAATAGAGGAGTCATCATTTGTGATCCAGTCAGAAATAAAACATGTGGGCACACCACTGATAAACCTAATATTGGGAAAATCCAAGCCACCCATAGAACCTGGCAGCTGCAATATTGTCAAGTCTTGGCTTGTGTTTACTCCATATGAAGGGACTTAACCAGCCACTTAAATAGTCTATTACCTTATTGGAAAGTAAGACTAGGATAATTTGGATTGGGTAAAGTAGTCCAGGTCAAATGTTCATTTACAAGCGGGATTTTCTATCCAACCATGAAATCGGAAGAGAGTTCCAGCGCTCCAGATCCTGTCTTATTGTATCAAACAGGGGAACAAAATTGGCTTTGTACATTTGCTGGAATTTAGGAGTTACAAATATACCCAGATATGTAAAACCTGAGGGGGACCATTTAAAAGGAAAGGGGGGAGAGGTAATAGGTACAGAGGGAAGACAACCAAGTGGCatagcctctgatttagttaaatgAATTTTGTAGCCTGAGAATTCACTGAGTAATTCAATAGTATTAACAAGAAGTCTCAGGGCTAGAGATGAATATCAAAGCATCATCAGCATACAAGCAGATTTGATGATGAACGTCACCAATGAGCAGACAAGAGTAgcggtgttaaccctggtgtcctggctacatttccaatctggccctcatatcatcatggccacctaatcatccccagattctaattggctcattcctctcccctgtaactattccccagttTGTTgctaaatgagaatgtgttctctgtcaacttacctagtaaaataagggttaaataaatacaattatggGTACAGCTGGGATATTTGTTCGGCAACTTTGGAAGTTGATAACATTTCTACTCcacaattttttttgtaaatatgacTGTCCAGAATTTGATTCCTCAATTAAATCTGGATGACACACTTGTAATACAAATTGTGAAAATAAAACCAGTCCACCTTGAATTGGTAGTGATGTATTATATAAAACAAGGAAAACATACAGTTCACTTCATTTTTTTACAACACACTTACAATTTCACAATTATTTAACTATTCTATGTAGTCTAAATATACATGCACTCACCACTCAGACTTGAAGTTGCTTGATTCAAGTTTATGCTTTATGCATTAGTGTCTGGTTGATAACACTGGTCTTCATATAAACTAAACCATGTTAACTTGGCATTACATctcttgttaaataaatgttttattgttgaCATTATTTATATTTGATCAGTTCTTCATGTTGCTTTGTGGAATGGCATTGCTAGGGGACTACAAGTAGCAACATACAGTACTGCAAGAACATGTTGGGGATGGTCCATTATCTATGTTTCTATCTATTTTTTATAAATCTAATTAATATACACAAATAAAAGTAATGAAAAACTACATGAAACTGGGAGACTTTTTATCCCCATGTTTCACATCAAGCTCTCTGAAATGTTTCAAGTTCAAGATAAGGGTAGTGTTTCAGACAGAAACACTTGATTCTAATACTTGCTGCAGCGTCCGTAGTAGCTGAATATGGTCCGGTCTATCCACCTGCGATACTTTGACACAGCAGTGTAGACTCCTGGGTACTTGGCATCGGCACAGCCCATCCCCCAGGAAACCACACCATAGATCCGACCTTCACACACCAGTGGGCCCCCAGAATCTCCCTGAAACAACAGACAGACAAAAGCCTGGAGTTTAGAGACACAAAATCATCTATACCGTGGGCAATGGCAATTAATATTTGGATGCCGAATTCGATTTTTCTAGATATCCTAAAGAttcggctctggcggctcctgactggcgggcggctctggctgcatGTTTGACGGACCAAGCTTAAACCTACTCCCTCGACTAATAGCCATGCTCAATGGAAAATATGTATTAAACATGCTTTTTAGTCTAGTATTAGGTATAATCCGACCCATAGCATTAGAAATCGTAAACCCTATCCTAGTAACTATAGCGTGGGTCCTACCTTACACGCGTCCTTTCTGCCAGCGCTGTAGCCTGCACAGATCATGTTGGATGTGATGTTCCCATTGAAAGACTCACTGCTGTTGCATTTGGCTGTGGAGACGATGGGAAGTTTGACGGTGCGCAGGGAGGTGGGTATCTGTCCCCCACTAGAGCTGGTGAACCCCCAGCCTGACACCCTGCACAACTGCCCCTCTGCCACCGAGGCACTCTGGCGGGGCAGCGGAGCGATGGACACATAGCTATTCAGGTACACTGGAGCTTTCAGCTGaaaagagatggagacagacacaGGAAATGTGGATCAGGTTAGGTTTGAAGAAAAAACTTTCTGTCTTTTACCAAGGCCTTCAAAGAGTAATAAAACACCTAATGATGACATTTAACTAAGCCTTGAGTGaaaaagtacagtaccagtcaaaagtttggacacacctactcattcaagggtttttctttgtttttactattttctacgttgtagaataatagtgaagacatcaaaactatgaaataacacatatggaaccatgtagtaaccaaaaaagtgttaaacaaatctaaatatattttagattttagattcttcaaaatagccaccctttgtcttgatggcagctttgcacactcttggcattctctcaaccagtttcctgaggtagtgacctggaatacatttaaattaacaaggtgtgccttgttaaaagttaatttgtggaatttctttccttcctaatgcatttgagccaatcagttgtgttgtgacaaggtatgggtggaatacagaagatagccctatttggtaaaagaccaaatccatattatgccaagaacagctcaaataagctgacagtccatcattaccttatGTTATGGAGATTCATATGTTTAAGGTAATGGTaagataatgactaaatgatttatactttcaaATGAATGTTAAGGCAATAACAAACAGTATTCCACCTTGTCACTGGATAATGGAGTGAGATGTATTTGAATCATAAGACTAGAATTGTGCATAGAAAAAGAGGAACTGTTTAACAGAcaaggaactgtggcagacaGTTCGGCCGCAAaatctgaacctataggggagggtctgggtgggcatctgtccgcggtggcggctctggcgcgggacgtggaccccactccaccatagtcttaggcCACTTCAGTAGCGTCTTTAGAGCGgtgaccctcgccgccgacctaggactggcaaccctactaaagggctccactggactgaggagcgcctctggactgaggggcagctccggactgaggggcagctccggactgaggggtagctcaggactgaggggtagctcaggactgaggggcagctcaggactgaggggcagctcaggactgaggggcagctccggactgaagggcatctccggactgaaaggcagctccggactgaaaggcagatcgggcggctctggcggctcctgactggcgggcggctctggcggctcaggacagacaggcggctcaggcggctcaggacagacggacggctcaggcggtgctggacagacggacggctcaggcggtgcaggacagacggacggctcaggcggcgctagacagacggacggctcaggcggcgctggacagacggacggctcaggcggcaCTGGACAGACgaacggctcaggcggcgctggacaggagggagactcaggcggcgctggacaggagggagactcaggcggcgctggacaggagggagactcaggcggcgctggacaggagggagactctgacaTCGCTGAGCAGGCGGGAGCACCTGTAGtgcggagacggagagacagcctggtgcggggggctgccaccggagggctggtgcgtggaggtggcaccggatagaccggaccgtgaaggcgcactacaggtctcgagcaccgagcctgcccaaccctacctggctgaatgctccctgTAGCcaagccagtgcggcgaggtggaataggccgcactgggctgtgctggcgaaccggggacaccatgcgtagggctggtgccatgtaccccggcctgAGGAGACGCACtagagaccagatgcgttgagccggcttcatgg
Protein-coding regions in this window:
- the LOC139541834 gene encoding trypsin-like; this translates as MGDMSGQELIHGRIVGGYAPAPHSIKYLVSIQSTRGQHFCGGSLINKYWVLTAAHCTIGVEQIIIVAGDYSVSMYEGTEQFFIPQLLIPHPQYNKITNNADIMLIKLKAPVYLNSYVSIAPLPRQSASVAEGQLCRVSGWGFTSSSGGQIPTSLRTVKLPIVSTAKCNSSESFNGNITSNMICAGYSAGRKDACKGDSGGPLVCEGRIYGVVSWGMGCADAKYPGVYTAVSKYRRWIDRTIFSYYGRCSKY